The following coding sequences lie in one Caproicibacterium argilliputei genomic window:
- a CDS encoding GNAT family N-acetyltransferase — protein sequence MYSIIRNMKKDEYSEVYQILEDSFPATERRTRQAQQSLLNEPAYQIVVCEHEGRVGAFLAYWQLEDFLFIEHFAANPKLRNHGLGGKILQDFLQNSQQRTVLEVEPPETELAKRRIGFYIRNGFSLNRYGYKQPVLTEGQQTIPLLVMSSGGELTLREFQCFRDEVFQKVYHVGVKEGSLCL from the coding sequence ATGTATAGTATAATCAGAAACATGAAAAAGGACGAATATTCTGAAGTTTATCAAATATTGGAAGATTCGTTTCCTGCCACGGAGCGCCGCACGCGGCAGGCGCAGCAGAGCCTGCTGAACGAACCGGCGTATCAGATTGTGGTCTGTGAGCATGAGGGTCGGGTAGGCGCTTTTCTGGCGTACTGGCAGTTGGAAGACTTTCTGTTTATTGAGCACTTTGCGGCGAATCCCAAGCTGCGCAACCATGGTCTCGGCGGGAAAATACTGCAGGACTTTTTGCAGAACAGTCAGCAGCGGACTGTTCTGGAAGTGGAACCGCCCGAAACTGAGCTGGCAAAGCGCAGAATCGGGTTTTACATACGAAATGGATTTTCCTTGAACCGTTACGGGTATAAACAGCCTGTGCTCACAGAAGGGCAGCAAACGATTCCGTTGTTGGTGATGTCCTCCGGCGGCGAACTGACTCTGCGGGAATTTCAGTGCTTCCGTGACGAAGTTTTCCAAAAGGTTTATCATGTTGGGGTTAAGGAAGGGAGTCTATGTTTGTAG
- a CDS encoding GNAT family N-acetyltransferase, with amino-acid sequence MFVETQRTVLRNFAEKDLQDVWEYSSQKGMEMAGLLPHCSVAESEKALKKDLQNPNKYAIVCRSSDKVIGYLLVKEDSEEHRADTKEFGCVLNSAYRQQGIMTEVILAVLQKLFEQEISYVWACCFQENLASKRMIEKCGFSFRQEGTYFAKPLRKEYKSFEYVWTKENWLRKNM; translated from the coding sequence ATGTTTGTAGAAACACAGCGGACGGTTTTGCGCAATTTTGCAGAGAAGGATTTGCAGGACGTCTGGGAGTATTCCAGCCAAAAGGGAATGGAAATGGCCGGACTGCTGCCGCATTGTTCTGTTGCGGAATCCGAGAAAGCGCTGAAAAAGGACTTGCAGAATCCGAATAAATACGCAATTGTATGCCGCAGCAGCGATAAAGTAATCGGTTATCTTTTGGTCAAGGAAGATTCAGAAGAACACCGCGCGGATACCAAAGAGTTTGGCTGCGTACTGAACAGTGCCTATCGGCAGCAGGGTATTATGACGGAAGTGATTCTTGCAGTCCTGCAAAAACTGTTTGAGCAGGAGATTTCCTATGTATGGGCTTGCTGCTTTCAGGAGAACCTTGCCTCCAAGCGGATGATTGAAAAGTGCGGCTTTTCTTTTCGACAGGAAGGTACTTATTTTGCTAAACCGCTGCGAAAAGAATACAAGAGTTTTGAGTATGTTTGGACGAAAGAAAATTGGCTTCGGAAAAATATGTAA
- a CDS encoding NYN domain-containing protein, giving the protein MPGENRFAVLIDADNVSGKYIRYILDEISSDGIATYKRIYGDWTKPSLASWKNVLLENSIIPFQQYGYTTGKSATDSAMIIDAMDILYTGHVDGFCLVSSDSDFTRLAARLREGGMVVIGMGEKKTPSAFIAACNKFRYLEVLAQQAEETEKEEDEPAKPEMVPPDKVINTIYNMVRDNADEEGRVLIGDVGNTLVRRYPDFDVRNYGFKKLSLFLRSLDMFEVISVPAENGRNRIYYVTEKPGRRKKPKIHV; this is encoded by the coding sequence ATGCCTGGTGAAAATCGTTTTGCGGTGCTGATTGATGCGGACAATGTTTCCGGAAAATATATCCGTTATATTCTGGATGAAATCAGCAGCGACGGGATTGCAACGTACAAGCGGATTTACGGGGACTGGACGAAACCTTCACTTGCTTCCTGGAAGAACGTGCTGCTGGAAAACTCTATCATTCCGTTTCAGCAGTACGGCTATACAACCGGAAAAAGCGCGACGGACTCTGCCATGATTATTGACGCGATGGACATCCTTTACACCGGTCATGTGGATGGCTTTTGTCTGGTTTCCAGCGACAGCGACTTCACGCGGCTTGCGGCACGCCTGCGTGAGGGCGGCATGGTGGTAATCGGTATGGGAGAGAAAAAGACACCGAGCGCCTTTATCGCGGCGTGCAATAAATTTCGGTATCTGGAGGTGCTTGCCCAGCAGGCAGAGGAAACCGAAAAAGAGGAAGATGAGCCGGCCAAGCCGGAAATGGTGCCGCCGGACAAGGTTATCAACACCATTTACAATATGGTGCGCGATAATGCCGATGAGGAGGGCCGCGTGCTGATTGGTGATGTCGGCAACACGCTGGTGCGCCGCTATCCTGACTTTGATGTGCGTAACTACGGCTTTAAAAAGCTGAGTCTGTTTTTGCGCTCGCTGGATATGTTTGAAGTCATCAGCGTTCCGGCTGAAAACGGCAGAAATCGAATTTATTATGTGACGGAAAAGCCGGGCCGCCGGAAGAAGCCTAAGATTCATGTATGA